ACGCTGATGATAAATACCACATTAAGAAACTAATAGGAAACAAGTCATTGCATTCAGGATCTAGAATAATTATTACAACGAGAAATAAGACTATTTTGCAAGGTCAGGAATTTAAAGATGAAATAATACCGTATGAGATGCTTAAGATGGATGATGCTCCTGCACTTGAGCTTTTTTGTCGGCATgcctttggaaaaaaatttccttcgGATGATTATCATTGGCTTTCCAAGGAACTTGTCTCAAGTACAAGAGGGCTTCCTTTGGTTGTCAAAGTGATAGGTTCATTGCTGAAAGGGAAAGATAAAGCATTTTGGAAAGAGACTAAGATCAAGTTAAGGAATGTACCTGAGGAAGAGATTCTGAAGAAGTTGAGGATTAGCTATGAAGACCTAGACAAATGTCAGCAACAAATTTTTCTCGATATAGCATGCTTCtttttcaataagaaaaagacCAATGCAATTTACATGTGGGCCAGTTGTGGTTTTTATCCCAAAAGAGGAATTGATGTCCTTACCAATAGGTGCTTGATAAAGATATTGGACAACAAGAAGTtctggatgcatgatcaactaaTAGACATGGGAAGGCAAATTGTTCGTCAAGAAAGTCCAAGTGATCATGGAAAGCAAAGTAGGATATGGATTGCAAAAGAGGCCCTCGAAATCATTAAAACCAAAGAAGTAAGAAacttccaatttttaaatagaaattgtaTATTCTAGGATAAAAGATTCTATTTGATTTAGGATGCTTATCATTTTTTTCGTTCCCATTCAATTTATAAAACATAGTGGTTGGAAGTTGACGAACTTCTTCACAAAATTGCGAAATTTCACTTGCAGAGGAAGGATCAAGTTCAAGCACTTGAGATAGATGAACAAGATGGCTCCGTGGAGATCACAAATAGAGAGTTTGAAAGGTTACCATACCTAAGATTCCTTAGGTTATGCAATGGTACTTGTGTTAGGGACTTCACAAAGTGTCTTTCAAAGTTGAGATGGATTTCTTGGCAGCCTTCTTTTGCTGATTCTAGGGATGCTGGGTTCTTCGCAAAGTGTTGTTCAAAGTTGAGATGGATTTCTTGGCAACCTTCTTTTGCTGATTCTAGGGATGATGGGTTCTTCGCAAAGTGTTGGTCAAAGTTGAGATGGATTTCTTGGCAGCCTCCTCTTCACAATTTTAGGGCAAACAACATGTATTTGGATCATCTTGTCGTTTTTAAACTTGGCGAAAATTACTTTGAAAATGATTCAAATGCATGGGACTTGATCAAGGTAAACTACATAATTTATTTCTAGTCTAATGGTCCTAGTGTTTCTATGCATTGGTTCTTACACTTGACATGCCATTCATTTTTACAGAGGGCATGgaatttgaaagttctatctCTTAAGAATTGTCGTTGCATAACGACAATTCCAGACTTCTCTGCATGCTTGCGTTTAGAGAGGTTGACTCTTGCATATTGTGATCTGAAGCGAATTGAAAGCTTCATTGGAGGTCTACAGTCGTTGATTAAGTTAAAGATTGTATTTTGCTGGGATCTTACGGATTTGCCTGAAGAAGTGGGGGCACTAGTAAATCTTAAGCGCTTCTCATTGCGTGGTTGTCATAGGTTGAGAGAGCTTCCGAGCTCACTTGGGAATTTAACCTCATTGATAGAGTTAGACTTATCTGGTACGATGATAAGTGAACTTCCCAATTCTACTGAAAAGTTAAAATCATTACGCATCTTGCGATTTTGCAAGAAGGAATCATGAGACTATTCATGTTCAGCAGTTTTTTAGTGGCATCAGAACTTTAGTAAATCTTGAAGAGCTGACTCTCTCTATGCATTATGGAATGAGATGTGAAATTCCTATTGAAATTGGAGAATTGTCATCTTTAAGAATCCTAAATTTAGAAAGCAGCCGTATTTATGGAATTCCAAGGACAATCAACATGCTTCGTCACCTTGAAACACTCAATTTATCATGTTGTCATACAATTCAAGAATTGCCAGAGCTTCCCACAAGTTTGACTTGTCTACTTCTTATATCTAAATCATTACGCTTAGTCCCTAATCTGTCAAACCTTATTAATTTGGTTACATTGCAACTAAGTGATGAATCTTGGGGTACAGAGAGATCAAACCTAATCACAGGATGCAATTTAAGGTGGATTGGGAGGTTATCTAGACTGAAAAGTTTGAATTTAAATCTGCTAAATGTCCCTGCGCCTCCAGAATTGGCTTCTCTTTCTCATATGGAATTTCTTGAATTAGTGGGCCTAGACCTAAAATCCCTCGTGCAGCTTCCGTCCTCCCACTCGAGATtcagaaatttgtcaaatttacaTATTAATTGGTGTAAAGTGGAAGACATTCTTCTAGATGGACTTCCACGACTGGAGAAGATAGTTGTCCAAAATTGTCAACTGCTTAAGAGGTTTTCCATTCATTTGGAACTAACGAAACTACGGGATGTGGAGGTGACATGTTGTCCAAAGCTAGTTAATATAAAAGTTGTGGGTCTTTTGGAATCATTGGAACACTTGAGCATTTCCAAGTGTGAATCTCTGAGAAGAATAGATGGGTTACAATACTTGAAGAACCTGGAGAGATTGAGAATCGCTTGGTGCCAAGAACTTCTACATATTGAGGGCCTAGATGAGCTCAAGTCTCTAAAATCCTTGAAGGTCTGGGTATGCCCGTCATTAAGATGTTTGATTAATGCATCTTGCACGTATATACCAGATGATTGCCTAGTCAGTATACTGTGGTGTGGAGACTTCATCGGAGATTCTGGCGGACAGATTGAGAGTGTGTCCTTGAAGAGGTACATAGATGGGACTTTTCCGTGCAAGGTGCGACATGTTCTTTATTAATGTGTGGGACTTTGATTTAACTCCTTTTGTAGCCAAATATCCTCCTTTCTTTAGCCACACAATATCCGCCCTTTTGAAAGTTGCCATTTTTTTGTTGCACCGTAATTTTCTTAGGTGGCTGATTTGTTTCCTTACATTAGCCATCCATCTCTActtccttttttgttgttggatatTGGCGGTTCCTAAAGCaatctttcctctctcttttgaggTTCCCATCTTCTGTTATACTTCAATTACTTAGGTTGCacgttttcttttcctcttttatctCAACTTGCCTCATTGCTGTTGGAaagttttgtttctttataTTGCTGGTAAAGTCATTTGAAATTATACATATAATAGTAGTAAATATGGATTGTTTTATTCGATTTTTGCATCAATGAGTTGTGGAGAAATTAATGTCCATTGATTTGATCATAACTGTacgaaagaagagaaaaaataactCAATAGATTCTGACACGAGTCGCCACATGTGAAAATGAGTGATGAACAAGGGACAGATACTTTGTGGTAAATATGTTCAAAATCATAATGATCCATCTCCTATGAATTTATTGTTGGCCTCTTGAGTAAAAAAATTCGAATGTTTGTTTGgcttctttctttattaattctatTAGACTgttcatgcaatttaatttagaGCTAATATAACCACCTGCAAAATAAGCATTAGCTGTTTTACACATTTATTTGTTGTTTTGCCGGTGCATGCATTTGCAGTGGGCTTGactagttttctatttttagccACTGATGGGCCTGACTAGTCAACTATGCGTTTTTAGTACTATAGCATATTACCACCACGCGGATTCATAATTTTTGCATGGTACATgattatttcaaagaaaattaaagcaCATGTTGCTTGAGCAAATTGTCTTATGTCATGTCACAACGTAACTTTTATACAAGTGAACATGTTATTTCActaaaaagtgcaatttaaaGGAACACCAATTAATTTTGAAGCATATGACTTTAGATTAAGAAAGTATAAAACAACCGACAACTTGCataaaatgatttgaaacaATGTGTCACATGGTTATGGAATTTTCATtcgaaaattagaaaataatacACTTTTTTAGTTGCAAAATGCAGAATAATTGAATTTATATGTATATGATTTATGTCTTTACATTTTGTGATTTGTAGATTCAACTTTTTTATTGctagattatttttttatcactaaatcaaggaaaaatctCTACTCCGTTAGTGCATTTATGTCTTGTTTCCAAAGGTTTGTCTGGTGAATGTGGgatatagaaaaacaaaattatgatTTAAAACTATGTTTCCATTCATATAGAAAGTAAGTAGTTACATTCCTCAAATCAAGAGTGTAGAAGCTACTACTGGAAAGTTTCATTTACACTAACATTCTGATAATATTTTCTGCCCTTAAAAGAGGGAATCTGTGATGAGATAGTACTCCTGGATAGATAATTATTTAACTTATTCGatgtttaaattaaatttatatcacatacttattaaaatttcaaaatcagttTATAAGAGAAAATTCGGATAAGTAGTACTAATATTACTCTAGACATCTAAGTATTTAATCCTAGACCTGTCTCTAACTAATGAATGATGTCTGTGTCCTATTGGATTTCAGGTACATAAATAGAAAGGTTTAATATATATCCAATACATATGTTGTTTGGCTCTCACATTGAACTTGTTACATCGTAGTTGAAGCATCCCTTCACAATCATATTCCACCTTGGAGTAAAGAAGCCCAGTCAGTGGTCGAAGTGTTTTGGCGGTATAAAGAGGGAAAACAAAAATGTCACTCCTGATTCAGTGACATATAAAGGATTGATTGCTGACGTTAAAGGTTTTGGTTTTCGTTTAAAGAGAATGTGGTACGAGGGACCTGGTGATTACTGCAACTTGCTCCCAGAGATCAAGAGTGATGGGCAAGTGAACAAAATGGTGCAATTTGCACGTAAAAGAGGATTAATTCATTTGTACGTCGAGGGAGGGATTGACACTGAGTGGGAAGGAGGATACATAACCAATGGATGGATTGGCTGGATGATCCTCTTGAAGATATGTCCAACAATCAGCTTGGACTAGGAGGAGTATAAGAGAAGATCTCGAAATTGAAGGAATTGGAATTAGCATTCACGAAAATTAAAgcttttaattccaaagtctgaagagtGTCTTGATTATACATTCGTTTCTGTGAGCAACATCGTGTAACCATTTAGAGGTTGAGAGTGTGTGAGGAGTTATACACATGAGCTTGAGTGTTCAGAGCTTAGATCTTGTAACCTCCGATCGATTCTTATTAGTGGATTCCAGCCAATTGGCCATAGCACTAGaaagtggatgtaggcttgcaAAAGCTTAACCACTATAATCTTGAGTGTGCAATTCTCTATCCCtcactattttaatttttgcagTAGAATTGTATGTTGAGAAGATCTGACCACTTCATCAAAAGTTGTCTCTTTgtaatatttattcaaattatttcatttccatagaatcacctattcaccccccccctctaggtgatattTTAGCCATAAAAATTGGTATCGGAGCAAGGTCACTCTTAATTGAAGTGGTTTAATACTTCTAAGTTAACGATTTATCTATGGTTAGCAATATTGCACCAGGTCTTATGGAAGGACAAAGTGATACAAGACCTCCTTACTTCAATGGGAAAGACTATAGCATTtgaaagaacaagatgaaagcattcatcAAATCTAAGGATCCCTTGGGGTGGGATGTTGTTCTAAGAGGCATAAGACCTAAAACCTCTGTGACCAAAGAAGAGagcaaaaaaccaaaaaccccaGCTCTATCGATGCGGACCTCACCAAAAGAGAAgcacttgatgcaaaagctgtTTATTCATTGTATTATGTGTTATCTCCATGTGaatataattgaatttcttcctatgaatcagcaaaagaaatttgTGATAGGTTGTAGGTGACATACGAAGGAACTGATAGGgttaaggagaaaaaaataaatattcttCTCCAACAATACGAagctttcaaaatgaaaccaaaagaATCCATAACTGACATGTTCAGTAGATTTACTGACATTGTCAATGGATTGGCATATCATGGGCAACTGATGTTAGATCCAATGAAGGTAAACAAGATTCTTCGAGTGCTGTCAAAGAAGTGGAATAACATCAAAACATCCATCCTAGAGGCTCAAAGAATATCACCTCTCTCTGTGGATGAGCTCGTGGGAACACTCCAATCCTATGAAGAGGAACGTCTAAATGAAGAAGACACCGGAGGTACGAAAACACAACCCttaaaatcaaatctttattCTGATGAATCAAACTTAgacgaagatgatgaggatgacgaAGAGATTGCTCTCATGGTGAAAAAGCTTCAAAGAATGattagaaaaggaaggaagtttaaaggaaagaaaccaTTCAAAACTTCTGAGCAAAGGAGAAGTTTCAACAACAAAGAGGAAAGTAAAGATGTGGTTTGCTTTGAGTGCAAGAAACGAGGTCATATCAAGCCGAATTGCCCATTTATGAGGAAATGGAAGAACAAATatgagaaaacaaagaaagcacTGAAGGCcgagacatggagtgatactgagtgCAAAGAAAGTAATGAAGAATATGCTAATATCTATCTCATGGAAAAATTTGATTCGAAAGaagaatttgaggtaagtattGACATTCAGATTGAAGTATCTAATTATATTGAAGAATTACTTGTTGATTACAAGGCTATGcttagaaaattctcataattgaagaaggaaaactCAAGATTGAGACAGCAGGAttctttacaaaaagaaaagattgagaaTCTTGAGAAGGATCTTCTCCAATCAAAAGAccgttttaaaagaaaatgattctttgaaaaatgaaatttcaaatattgcaaaaaaaatttcgattggTTCAAAAACTTTGGAGCACATTTTGTCCATCCAAATCCTGCATTACAACAAATCAGGACTTAAATGTAAAAACAAAACggttttagaaaatgattttccgactcataaagaaaggaagaataaaaaaccaccaaaagttttctacgaaaatcatttcaaaaaatagtttgtaaAGCCTATTGGTAAAAAACCTTCTTAAATGTTTAATCTGTGGAAGTCATGATCATTATGAAAATGATTGTTCCAAAGGTTAGAAGCCAATTCGGAGGAACTTTCTAAGTATGGCCAATCCTTTTAACCAAAGAGGACCCAAgcaaatatgggtaccaaagaagacATGAACTTGTCTTAATTCTTGCAAGTaccaaagaaagaggaaa
This genomic stretch from Eucalyptus grandis isolate ANBG69807.140 chromosome 3, ASM1654582v1, whole genome shotgun sequence harbors:
- the LOC104440065 gene encoding TMV resistance protein N-like, encoding MGGIGKTTIAKVVFNKLTFHFGKCCSFLEDIRESLLTKDGTVQLQKKLLSDIVCSKYAEGVKDSEQGMRKIGEILNTKKVLVVLDDADDKYHIKKLIGNKSLHSGSRIIITTRNKTILQGQEFKDEIIPYEMLKMDDAPALELFCRHAFGKKFPSDDYHWLSKELVSSTRGLPLVVKVIGSLLKGKDKAFWKETKIKLRNVPEEEILKKLRISYEDLDKCQQQIFLDIACFFFNKKKTNAIYMWASCGFYPKRGIDVLTNRCLIKILDNKKFWMHDQLIDMGRQIVRQESPSDHGKQSRIWIAKEALEIIKTKERKDQVQALEIDEQDGSVEITNREFERLPYLRFLRLCNGTCVRDFTKCLSKLRWISWQPSFADSRDAGFFAKCCSKLRWISWQPSFADSRDDGFFAKCWSKLRWISWQPPLHNFRANNMYLDHLVVFKLGENYFENDSNAWDLIKVNYIIYF